The genomic stretch GAGCCCATTCGTTGTCAGTTTCAAAGAAAGTGAACTCAAGGGCAGCTACGTATGCAGGGCTGGCGTCGAAATCCGGCGGATCGATCGGGGACAGGTTGAACGTAGTCAACACAGTACCAGATTCCAGGAAGGGCCCCTTAATGGGATTGTTGAAGTGCGTGAAGTCCGCAACGGCAACAGATGCACCATTGGTTTCGATCATCTGATAGTCACCATCACCGTAAGCGATGGGATCAAGGGTAATACCACTTGCGCCGAAGATGGACTGCGGTACTACACCGTCAGTGGTTCCCCAGTAAATGGTCTGCGGAACGTCTGTGATCATGCCGCCAGGCAGGGGAATGTCCCATGCGAGATCGGTGAGATCGCCCGGATCCACGTGTACGTTGGAGCCGAACGGATCAGCGGTGTCGGACCAGCTGATGAATCCAGCATTGTATTCCCAGTTCCAATTTGAGACGACTGTTGCGGATGCCGGAGCAATAAGCGCCAGCGAGAGCAACATCGCGCTAAAGATAACAGCTAACTTCTTCATGGTAACACTCCTAAAGCAAATATTTTTACCACCAAATCAACATCGCAATCATGCTGTATATTGCAACAGGCGGGCCAAAACATTAACACTCTGGAATAACTTACCAAAAGAATAAAACGAACCATTAGAATCAGGATAATTGTAAACCTGTAAAGACACTTTGTCGGAGAGCCTTACACTTATCAAGACTCATGGACATCCTTATAGAATGGGTGCCCAAAACCGGGCGAAAGGAGGAACAGGGAGAGGATAAAAGGAGGAGCCAGGACACGGTGTGCCTAACTGATATGATATACGCCGCCAAGACCTCACACAATGAGAATCCAGACGCTCAACGTACTGATTTCAAAAGGCGAACCGATCAGGAAAGATAGGCTTGGGGATGTTCAAAAATATCATTCATAAGCGAAAGAGGTGCGCTGTTGTCGCCCTCGTACACTCCAACCATGGTGACACCCTGGTCCATATTGTAGCGCAGACGCTTACAGTAAAGGGAAACGGTCTGCGAAAGGCGCGGGACAGTGAACACGATTTCAAAGTGGGAGGAGTCTTCCATCTTCTGGGCCAGCTCCTGTGTCACGCTCTTGAATGAGATGCGTATACCACCCTTGGAGATATCTTCGACGACAACCGGATAGCTCCGCATTTCCATGTCGGAAAACTTAACACAAGAGACAGCAGGAATTGACAGTTCGACTCTGGGATGAATCCGCCGATCGCCCTTCTTCAGTTGTTCCTTTTCATCCGCATGCAGCCGGACGTGACGACTCACAACAGCCTGAATGTAGCGGGTGTAATCAACATCCTCTACTTCCGCCATTCCTTGAAGAGCAAGGAAGTCATCATTTTCCATGTCGAAACATACGCGTATCTTATCAGTCATATTCTTAACCATCCTGCGGAATGAAGAATGCATCATATTAAATTAAACGACACCCAGGCGATGTTTCAAAGGTGATAGCCGTTCGTAACTGTACTGCCATAAACATGCCAACTGGATGATTTGATACTAAAGCTGAACAACTACTCTATTTACACACTGATTTTATAGGATTTTTTATTTCGACGCATCACAAACCACCCGATACAAGCCGACATTTCCCCCTGCCGCCTCTTTCGGGGCCAACGGACATTCCATCCAAACTGTCCATATTATCAAGAATTATCCGGTTTAGCCGAACACGTGGTCTCGCTCCTGGCGACAGCCCATCGTTTGGCATGGATTATGTATTATCAATTACTATGTGAATCCGCTTTTGATGGTGAAAAGGGACAACACGACCGTGGACCATTTCGATACTATCGGGATTTTGTACAAGGGATCAGGCAGCGAGGACTCAGTGCACACATACAGCTATGCCGAATCGAGTAATGATGGTTCATCATTGTCTTTTCGTTCAAGCATGTGCCATAACGGTGCTATTCATGGAACTGTAAAACCCAAAGGACCAATGCCAGCACGTTTCAAATCATTGCCACTTCACCCCATGCCAAAAAGACGTGGGGCAGGCTTTCCCGACCTCCTCAGTTCGGCACGGGAAAAGCGAACTTTCAGTGTCCCTGTTCCGGTAGCTGACGGCACATATCGAGCATTCAACCTTAACACTCTTCGATCATCCAACGGCGACATGGACACCAATATCCAGGAACACCTGAATAATGACATCATCCATGTGCAGGATGATGATATCGTTGAGAACGACCTGATGGATATCGTTGCCCAAAACGACAAGGTCATCATCGTCCACAACGCCGACGGCCCTATCGGGTGGACCACTGTCCATGAAAGCCTGCTCAACTCCACAGCCGCTCCGTTGACCAGAGCAAAGGACTACCTGATCGACAACAGACACGTTGTCCTCAGTCTTACCCGTTCCGTCTACGGTGCCCACAAAGAGCTTTTCTCTCAGCAGAGAAGCGTGGTTCTGGTCATCGACGACCAGGGAGAATTGTTGGGAACCATTACAGATAGAGACATCAGCCGCCTTATTGAAAAGGGATGTGATATCTGGAACACCGAACTGGCCAACGAAGTCAAGCCGTCGCATGTGCTGACTGAAAACAAGCCAATTTCACTCAACGATCTCGATATGGTCGCCTCTTATGCCGAACGCCCGGTACCGATAATAAGTTCGGCAGGCAGCCTCATGGGTATTGCCGACATCAAGAAAATGCGACGTTACCTGAACAGTGCTGCTGAAATAACTCAGGAGAACTCCACGGAAGCAGCACCTATGAATCCCATTTCCCTGAGCGAATCCATGATACTCGACGCCGTGTTGAGCGACACGCTGCGTACCGGCATCGTGGGTACGGATGAATTTCTCAACATAATCTATTTTAATGAAGCTATTTTGGACTTCATTCAAAAACCGGAGCTGTTACGGCTTGGCAGCAAGATTTGGGCGGTAACCGATTCTTGTGCCATATCGCAGCAGTCACTCAACGCGATGCTCGACACGGTGAAAGAGGACGGAGAACAGATCTTTGCCAATTGGATCACGATCAATGAGGGCAAACGATATATTCAATGCAGGCTCAGCACAGTCAAGCAGCGTGCCCATACTGCCGGATTCGTCCTCTCGGTTCAGGACATCACGGCCCAGCGTAATGCCGAGGAAGCTATTCGCAAACTGGCATATCAGGACCGGCTGACCCAGTTGCCCAATCGACTGCTGTTTGAAGAACGTCTTTCCCTTGAGGCTAAACGCTCTGAACGCAACGGTTCCCAGTTCGCCATAATGATGCTCGACCTGGATGGGTTCAAGGCTGTCAACGACGACTACGGACATTCTGCCGGGGATCAATTATTGCAAATCATGGGTGAACGCCTGCTCAACTCGATCCGCGGGTCCGACACGGTGGCCCGCTTCGGCGGCGATGAATTTGTCTTCATTCTTCCGGATGTTTCCAACCCGCAAGATGTGGAGACCATCGCGGAGAAGATACAGGATATTATCCATAAACCGTGCGAGATCAATGGCACGGTCTTCCATGTAGGCGCGTCCATCGGCTACTCGATTTATCCCGATGACGCCGAAGACCCAAAAGCATTACTCGACCTGGCTGATACAAGAATGTATAAGAATAAGAGAGAAAACTGTTAACTCTCGCTTATGCAATATCTAACGCCGCGTATTCATTGGAGCGGCATAACGTTTTCAATCCCCGGGGGTGCGCCATGCGAAACCGGACAGCAATCAAGGATTGGATCTACGGCATAGTGGCCGTCATATTCGTAGCCGGATGGGGAGGGATGCACATCCTGCAGGATGGGCTTTCCTGGACCACCACGACTCCCCTTCTCTTCTACTCCATTCTCTTTCTGGCAGCAGTGCTTCTTGTCACCCGGTGGCTGAAGCGACAAAATGAAGCACTCGCCCTCTCCGACCCGGAACTGAATCTCTACAGCGAACGATTTTTCTACAACGCCCTTAATCTGGAATGCAACAAGAGCGAACGACACGAGATGCCGGTTGCTCTCATGGTCTTCTCCTTTGATACGCTCAAGGAGACAGCCGACCAACTCGGTAAAAGTGTCGAGGAGATTCAACTCCTGTTCATCGAAACTGTTGGAAGAACCATCCGGAACAGTGATGTTTTCTCCACCATGAAGGATGGACGTTTCTCCATACTGCTCCCCAGCACCGATGCCGACGGAGCAAAGGTAGCCGCCAATCGCGTCAAGCGGGCCATCAGTGAGGAGTTGAAGAAGCAACGCCTCGGACAACGTACGACAGTCCCCTTTGGCATCTGTGGCACCTCGTCCAAGATAAAGACCTCCAAGCAACTGCTGGAAGGTTCGATCAAGGCCTATGTGGAAGCCCAACGCTCCCCGCGTAACAAGATCATAACCTGTGCTGACTGCTGTTAAGCAATCCGACAAACAGAAAAGGGGCGCATCATTTGGTGCGCCCCTTTTTTTTACGATTGTCCCGTCCTGAAATAGGTTGACACCCAGAGGACCTATTTATGGAAGACAAATCCAAACAGCGAGTTAGACGCACCCAACGCGATTACACGATGGCCTTTAAATTGTCGGTTGTGGCACAGGTGGAAAAGGGCGAGATGACGTACAAGCAGGCTCAGGCTCTTTATGGTATTCAAGGGCGAAGCACTGTGCTGAAGTGGCTCAGGAAGCACGGCACCCTTGATTGGAGCAAGTCCATGGTACATTCCCGAAAAGACCCAAAAGCCAGAGAAACACCGGTCCAGAAGATCAAACGGCTGGAGAAAGAGCTTGAGGAAGAAAAGATCAAGACCGCGCTTCTCAATAAAATGATTGAGATTTCCGACCGCGAGTTTGGGACTTCTATAAGAAAAAAGCTTACCCCCGAGCTGCACGAAGTCTTCAGAGAGAAAGACAAATAAGCTTGTCTGCTTGTTGCAGGCAGCTCGGGGTCAGTCGGCAGTCCGTGTATCAGGCTGAAAAGCGCCATGATGCACGGGAAGCCATGTATCAGGAGGCAAAGGCCATGGTCCTGAACGTGCGGACCAGGATGCCCCGCCTTGGGACTCGAAAGCTGTACCACCTGTTGAAGGACGCATTTTCCGCAAAGGGAATCAGGCTCGGACGTGATGGGTTGTTTTCCCTGCTGCGGCGAGAGCATATGCTCATCAAGCGACGGAAAAACTATACAAAGACAACCAACTCGAAGCATTGGCTAAAAAAGCATCCCAACTTGTTGAAAGATGTTCAACCGAGATGTCCTGAGCAGGTGTTCGTAAGCGACATTACCTACGTGAATACACGTGAGCAAACATGCTATCTGTCGCTGGTGACAGATGCATTCAGCCGGAAGATAATGGGATACAACGTGAGCCGGGATCTCAGTGCGGAAAGCACAACCAAAGCGCTGGACGCGGCAGTTGAAAACAAGCGAAGGAGGGTGAATACAATTCACCATTCAGATCGAGGACTCCAATACGCTTCTTCGGTCTACCAGAGAAAACTCCAGGAATCCGGCATGGTTCCTTCCATGACAGATGGCTATGACTGCTATCAAAATGCCTTGGCGGAACGGATGAATGGAATTCTGAAGCAAGAGTTCATGGTCACCAAATGCAACGACTTTGCAGAGCTCAATACCCTGGTGAGGGAATCCGTTGAGATATACAATTCACAACGGCCACATCTCAGCCTAGGAATGAGAACGCCAAACGATGTACACGAATCAGGCTGTGGGGCTAGCCCCACAGCCTGATTGAAACCTTCAAAAACCGTCAACCTATTTCAGGACGGCTCAGATTACTGCCTACTAATTGCGTAACGCCAGATTGTGCTTGTTCAACAACTCGTACAAGCGAGCACGAGACAGACCGGAAAGCTTGCATGCCATCTTGGCAGAGCTGTCGCTCAGCAGGAGGAGTTGGCTGAGGTAATTCTCTTCCATGGCGTGTATGGTCTTCCGCCGTACTTCCTTGAGCATGGGCAGGCTGCCATCCGATCGCTGCAGTGGCAATGTAAAGCAGTGATTGGAATTACTGGGGGCGCGAGAAGAGCTTGCGTCATTGGAAACATCCTGCACTACCTTGGACATCCGCAATTGTTGCGGCAAGTGGTAGAAGGTCAACTGTTCCTCGAACATCGCCTTGTGCACGGAAAGTTGGAGAACGTTGACCAGCTCCCGGACATTACCCGGCCAATCATATGCCTCCAATGCAGCCATGAAATCCGTTCCGATTTCCAGCGACTTGATCCCCTTCTCCTCGCAAATGATCTTCAGATAGTGATCGACCAGCCGGGGGATGTCCCCCTCACGCTCCCGAAGGGGCGGCAGGCTGATGACAAACGCCTGAAGCCGGAAATACAAGTCCTTGCGAAAGGTTCCCTAGTCAACCATGGCCTGTAGATCACGGTTGGTGGCGGCTACAAGCCGAAAGTCGCTCTCCACTTCATACGACGTGGACAGCGGACGGAACTTCTTTTCCTGCAACACACGCAGGAGAGACTTCTGGATGGATAGATCGAGATCACCAATTTCATCAAGAAAGATAGTACCGTTATGGGCAAGCTCGAACAGCCCCTTCTTGGCCTTTTCAGCTCCGGTGAACGATCCGCGCTCGTGACCGAACAGGAGGCTTTCCGCCAGGCTGACAGGCAGATTGGTACAGTCGACAATGATATACTTGTTGTTGGCCCTGCGACTGTTGGAGTGAATGGCCTTGGCAAAGAGTTCCTTGCCGGTTCCGGTTTCTCCTTCGATCAAGGCGTTGGCATCACCTGAAGCCGCCTGGGCTACCTTCTCGATACATTGCAATATCTTGGGACTTTCACCAATGATCTCCTCACGGGCGATCTCTTCCGTGTGGTTGTGCTGCTTCAACAGCATCAGGCTGCTGACAACCTTGCTGAAGCGCTCGATATTGACCGGCTTGATGAGATAATCGGTTGCACCGGCCCTGAAAGCGTTTTCGATATGCTCCGTACCGGATTCGCCCGTCAGCATGACAATGGGGCTGTCCGGGGAAATATTCAATAACTCCGGAATTGAATTAATCCCGTTTCCGTCGGGCAGCAGAACATCAAGAAAGATGACATCAACCTGATTTACCTGAAGATAGTCAATACCATCTGCTACAGATAGTACAAAGTCGCACTGCTGACCATTCTTCACTGCCATCAGGTTCAATAACTGCCCGATCATGGGATCGTCATCAATAACCAGAATCTTAACCACGTGTATCCTTTCTATCCGTTTGGGTTTTCTCACCAAAGAACATTGATCTGGCATCCGTGAACAAACCAATGCTC from Pseudodesulfovibrio profundus encodes the following:
- a CDS encoding GGDEF domain-containing protein is translated as MPKRRGAGFPDLLSSAREKRTFSVPVPVADGTYRAFNLNTLRSSNGDMDTNIQEHLNNDIIHVQDDDIVENDLMDIVAQNDKVIIVHNADGPIGWTTVHESLLNSTAAPLTRAKDYLIDNRHVVLSLTRSVYGAHKELFSQQRSVVLVIDDQGELLGTITDRDISRLIEKGCDIWNTELANEVKPSHVLTENKPISLNDLDMVASYAERPVPIISSAGSLMGIADIKKMRRYLNSAAEITQENSTEAAPMNPISLSESMILDAVLSDTLRTGIVGTDEFLNIIYFNEAILDFIQKPELLRLGSKIWAVTDSCAISQQSLNAMLDTVKEDGEQIFANWITINEGKRYIQCRLSTVKQRAHTAGFVLSVQDITAQRNAEEAIRKLAYQDRLTQLPNRLLFEERLSLEAKRSERNGSQFAIMMLDLDGFKAVNDDYGHSAGDQLLQIMGERLLNSIRGSDTVARFGGDEFVFILPDVSNPQDVETIAEKIQDIIHKPCEINGTVFHVGASIGYSIYPDDAEDPKALLDLADTRMYKNKRENC
- a CDS encoding PilZ domain-containing protein — protein: MTDKIRVCFDMENDDFLALQGMAEVEDVDYTRYIQAVVSRHVRLHADEKEQLKKGDRRIHPRVELSIPAVSCVKFSDMEMRSYPVVVEDISKGGIRISFKSVTQELAQKMEDSSHFEIVFTVPRLSQTVSLYCKRLRYNMDQGVTMVGVYEGDNSAPLSLMNDIFEHPQAYLS
- a CDS encoding GGDEF domain-containing protein, with protein sequence MRNRTAIKDWIYGIVAVIFVAGWGGMHILQDGLSWTTTTPLLFYSILFLAAVLLVTRWLKRQNEALALSDPELNLYSERFFYNALNLECNKSERHEMPVALMVFSFDTLKETADQLGKSVEEIQLLFIETVGRTIRNSDVFSTMKDGRFSILLPSTDADGAKVAANRVKRAISEELKKQRLGQRTTVPFGICGTSSKIKTSKQLLEGSIKAYVEAQRSPRNKIITCADCC
- a CDS encoding AAA-type ATPase lid domain-containing protein, translating into MYFRLQAFVISLPPLREREGDIPRLVDHYLKIICEEKGIKSLEIGTDFMAALEAYDWPGNVRELVNVLQLSVHKAMFEEQLTFYHLPQQLRMSKVVQDVSNDASSSRAPSNSNHCFTLPLQRSDGSLPMLKEVRRKTIHAMEENYLSQLLLLSDSSAKMACKLSGLSRARLYELLNKHNLALRN
- a CDS encoding sigma-54-dependent transcriptional regulator; amino-acid sequence: MVKILVIDDDPMIGQLLNLMAVKNGQQCDFVLSVADGIDYLQVNQVDVIFLDVLLPDGNGINSIPELLNISPDSPIVMLTGESGTEHIENAFRAGATDYLIKPVNIERFSKVVSSLMLLKQHNHTEEIAREEIIGESPKILQCIEKVAQAASGDANALIEGETGTGKELFAKAIHSNSRRANNKYIIVDCTNLPVSLAESLLFGHERGSFTGAEKAKKGLFELAHNGTIFLDEIGDLDLSIQKSLLRVLQEKKFRPLSTSYEVESDFRLVAATNRDLQAMVD
- a CDS encoding IS3 family transposase (programmed frameshift) yields the protein MEDKSKQRVRRTQRDYTMAFKLSVVAQVEKGEMTYKQAQALYGIQGRSTVLKWLRKHGTLDWSKSMVHSRKDPKARETPVQKIKRLEKELEEEKIKTALLNKMIEISDREFGTSIRKKPYPRAARSLQRERQISLSACCRQLGVSRQSVYQAEKRHDAREAMYQEAKAMVLNVRTRMPRLGTRKLYHLLKDAFSAKGIRLGRDGLFSLLRREHMLIKRRKNYTKTTNSKHWLKKHPNLLKDVQPRCPEQVFVSDITYVNTREQTCYLSLVTDAFSRKIMGYNVSRDLSAESTTKALDAAVENKRRRVNTIHHSDRGLQYASSVYQRKLQESGMVPSMTDGYDCYQNALAERMNGILKQEFMVTKCNDFAELNTLVRESVEIYNSQRPHLSLGMRTPNDVHESGCGASPTA
- a CDS encoding THxN family PEP-CTERM protein, with amino-acid sequence MKKLAVIFSAMLLSLALIAPASATVVSNWNWEYNAGFISWSDTADPFGSNVHVDPGDLTDLAWDIPLPGGMITDVPQTIYWGTTDGVVPQSIFGASGITLDPIAYGDGDYQMIETNGASVAVADFTHFNNPIKGPFLESGTVLTTFNLSPIDPPDFDASPAYVAALEFTFFETDNEWALIDEWRADDVFILDDPSLTNGTFNYDSEQYIFDFEDSFEAIDAKYIEHLVDNLGYAQLDPELTYYGWVTTEGLDTTVQPKVSVVTTVPEPSTLILLGVGLLGMFGIVRRRRS